Proteins from a genomic interval of Croceicoccus naphthovorans:
- a CDS encoding Bax inhibitor-1/YccA family protein, producing the protein MEDHRSATSFDRASTPQSVPSGTFDAGLRSYMLGVYNYMTSGLLLTGIVGLWVANTASIREIFFSATGAPTVLGWIAIFAPLAIVFALGFGINRFSERTAKTLFWSYAALMGVSLSTVFLAYTGVSIARTFFAAASAFGGLSLWGYTTKKDLSAWGAFLIMGVVGLLVALVVNMFLQSSTMDLIVSGLGVLIFAGLTAYDTQKIRNIYFQVGQTEFRGKAIVLGALTLYLDFINLFLFLLRLMGERR; encoded by the coding sequence ATGGAAGACCACCGATCCGCGACAAGCTTTGATCGCGCCTCTACCCCTCAATCGGTTCCCTCGGGGACGTTTGACGCGGGGCTGCGATCATACATGCTCGGCGTCTATAATTACATGACGAGCGGATTGCTTCTTACCGGTATCGTCGGACTTTGGGTCGCGAATACCGCCAGCATTCGCGAGATCTTCTTTTCCGCTACCGGCGCGCCAACGGTGCTGGGCTGGATCGCCATCTTTGCACCCCTGGCCATTGTCTTTGCCTTGGGATTTGGGATCAATCGTTTCTCGGAAAGGACCGCGAAAACGCTGTTCTGGAGCTATGCGGCACTCATGGGCGTGTCGCTATCGACCGTATTCCTCGCCTATACCGGGGTGAGCATCGCCCGGACCTTTTTCGCCGCCGCCTCTGCCTTTGGCGGCCTGAGCCTGTGGGGATATACAACCAAGAAAGATCTATCGGCCTGGGGCGCCTTTTTGATCATGGGGGTTGTCGGCCTGCTCGTTGCCCTGGTCGTCAATATGTTCCTCCAATCCTCGACAATGGACCTGATTGTCAGCGGTCTGGGCGTGCTTATCTTCGCGGGCCTGACTGCCTATGACACGCAGAAGATCAGAAACATCTATTTCCAGGTCGGGCAGACCGAGTTTCGCGGCAAGGCCATCGTACTGGGCGCCCTGACGCTCTATCTCGATTTCATCAATCTGTTCCTGTTCCTGCTTCGCCTGATGGGAGAGCGCCGCTGA
- a CDS encoding alpha-D-glucose phosphate-specific phosphoglucomutase produces the protein MNVLTMPARPYDDQRPGTSGLRKPVAIFRQPHYLENYLQAIFETVGGGANRTLVIGGDGRFFNREAIQTASRMAAANGYKHLVVGRAGLLSTPAASHLIRKRGASGGLIFSASHNPGGPEGDFGIKYNSANGGPASETLSRAIYARSKRIVAYRLVDEPDIDIDRLGKVSLGETEVEVVDPVSDYAELMETLFDFERLAELLTSTSFKMRFDAMHAITGPYARAILEERLGAPVGTVVNGKPLPDFGGAKPDPNLGRSRNLVDFMFGQDAVNFAAASDGDGDRNMILGRKMFVTPSDSLAVLAANAHVVPGYSGGLAGVARSMPTSRALDRVAQELGVPCFETPTGWKFFGNLLDAGRITLCGEESFGAGSDHVREKDGLWAVLFWLTIIAVRGMPVHRIIKDHWDRYGRHFYARHDYEAVDAAAANSLMDALRDQVGDMAGKRLAGSIVSTADDFSYTDPVDRSVAERQGIRVLLEDGSRIVYRLSGTGTGGATLRIYLERYEARAWLHDKDARKVLNDLSFAAGSLAEIPARLGRERPSLVT, from the coding sequence ATGAACGTCCTGACCATGCCCGCGCGCCCCTACGATGATCAACGTCCAGGCACTTCGGGGCTCCGAAAACCGGTGGCTATATTCAGGCAGCCGCATTATCTCGAGAACTACCTGCAGGCGATTTTTGAGACGGTCGGCGGAGGCGCGAACCGGACGCTTGTCATCGGCGGAGACGGCCGCTTCTTCAATCGCGAGGCTATCCAGACAGCCAGCAGGATGGCGGCCGCGAATGGCTACAAGCATCTCGTCGTTGGCCGAGCAGGCCTGCTGTCCACGCCGGCAGCTTCCCATCTTATCCGAAAGCGCGGTGCAAGTGGCGGTTTGATCTTCTCGGCCAGCCATAATCCCGGTGGACCCGAAGGTGATTTCGGGATCAAATACAACTCCGCGAACGGAGGGCCTGCCTCGGAAACTCTGTCGCGGGCCATCTACGCGCGTAGCAAACGGATAGTCGCCTATCGCTTGGTGGACGAGCCCGACATCGACATCGATCGATTGGGTAAGGTCTCGCTTGGCGAGACCGAGGTCGAGGTGGTGGATCCGGTGTCGGACTACGCGGAACTTATGGAGACGCTGTTCGATTTCGAGCGCCTCGCCGAATTGCTGACGAGCACCAGTTTCAAAATGCGGTTCGACGCGATGCACGCGATCACCGGACCTTATGCGCGAGCAATCCTCGAGGAGCGCCTCGGGGCGCCGGTCGGAACCGTCGTCAATGGAAAGCCCTTGCCGGATTTTGGCGGGGCGAAACCGGACCCAAATCTTGGGCGGAGCCGGAACCTGGTCGACTTCATGTTCGGGCAGGACGCCGTGAATTTTGCTGCCGCCTCGGATGGCGACGGGGATCGCAACATGATCCTGGGTCGCAAAATGTTCGTGACGCCAAGCGACAGTCTCGCCGTGCTAGCGGCAAATGCGCATGTCGTCCCGGGCTACAGCGGCGGTCTCGCCGGCGTCGCGCGCTCCATGCCGACGAGCCGCGCGCTCGACCGTGTCGCGCAAGAGCTCGGCGTTCCCTGTTTCGAAACGCCGACCGGGTGGAAGTTTTTCGGCAATCTGCTCGACGCCGGCAGGATCACGCTGTGCGGCGAAGAAAGTTTCGGGGCCGGGTCCGACCATGTCCGGGAAAAGGATGGCCTGTGGGCGGTGTTGTTCTGGCTCACGATCATCGCCGTTCGCGGCATGCCTGTACACCGCATCATTAAGGATCATTGGGATCGCTACGGGCGTCATTTCTATGCGCGGCACGACTATGAAGCTGTGGACGCCGCCGCGGCGAACTCGCTGATGGACGCCTTGCGCGATCAGGTCGGCGACATGGCTGGCAAGCGGCTCGCCGGGTCGATAGTCAGCACGGCCGACGATTTCAGCTATACCGATCCGGTCGACCGCAGCGTGGCCGAACGCCAGGGCATCAGGGTCCTGCTCGAAGACGGCTCTCGCATCGTCTACCGCCTCTCCGGCACGGGAACGGGGGGTGCGACATTGCGGATTTATCTGGAGCGGTATGAGGCCCGTGCGTGGTTGCACGATAAAGACGCCCGAAAAGTACTGAACGACCTTTCGTTTGCCGCAGGCAGTCTGGCCGAAATTCCGGCACGCCTCGGGCGCGAACGTCCATCGCTTGTAACATGA
- the edd gene encoding phosphogluconate dehydratase, producing the protein MNPVVEAVTARIANRSKRRRDAYLAFIDRQRDAGPRRSALSCSNLAHAFAASGEDKQTIAGAHAINIGVVTAYNDMLSAHAPYYRYPEQIKIFAREVGATAQIAGGAPAMCDGVTQGQDGMELSLFSRDTIALATAVGLSHAMFEGALLLGICDKIVPGLLIGMLRFGHLPAILVPAGPMPSGLPNREKARIRQLFAEGKIGHDKLLEAESASYHAPGTCTFYGTANSNQMMMEVMGLHVPGAAFVNPGTKLRQQLTRAAVHRITEIGSEGQDYRPLAHCIDEKAIVNAAVGLLATGGSTNHTIHLPAIARAAGLEIDWSDFEELGTVVPLLARIYPNGGGDVNDFQAAGGMAFVIRELLEAGLLHQDVLTVWKNDLGAYAKQPALDGDELVWRSGATISRDESILRTAQAPFSLDGGIRLLTGNLGRCVMKTSAVAPERWTIEAPARIFPDQDDVLRAFEAGEIDRDMVIVVRFQGPRANGMPELHKLMPPLGVLQDRGLSIGLVTDGRMSGASGKVPAAIHVWPEAHAGGPLARLRDGDVVRLSADNGVVEALVSEKDWNDREPALPPRDEQGLGRELFAMMRQHADEAEKGASAMLALAGL; encoded by the coding sequence ATGAACCCTGTCGTCGAAGCCGTTACTGCCCGTATTGCCAACCGTTCGAAGCGGCGACGCGACGCCTATCTCGCCTTCATTGACCGTCAGCGGGATGCCGGCCCGCGACGAAGCGCGCTTTCTTGCAGCAATCTGGCGCACGCATTTGCCGCTTCGGGCGAGGACAAGCAGACCATCGCGGGCGCCCATGCGATCAACATCGGAGTGGTCACCGCCTATAACGATATGCTCTCCGCGCATGCGCCCTATTATCGCTATCCCGAACAAATCAAGATTTTTGCCCGCGAGGTCGGCGCGACAGCGCAGATCGCGGGCGGCGCACCGGCGATGTGCGACGGCGTCACCCAGGGCCAGGACGGCATGGAGCTCTCGCTGTTCAGCCGCGATACAATCGCGCTCGCCACCGCGGTAGGGCTCAGTCACGCGATGTTCGAAGGTGCGCTCCTCCTCGGCATTTGCGACAAGATCGTGCCTGGCTTGTTGATCGGCATGCTCCGTTTCGGACATCTGCCTGCGATCCTCGTGCCCGCCGGGCCGATGCCGTCAGGGCTCCCAAACCGGGAAAAGGCGCGCATCCGCCAGCTCTTCGCCGAAGGAAAGATCGGGCATGACAAGCTGCTCGAAGCCGAGAGCGCCTCCTATCATGCCCCTGGCACCTGCACATTTTACGGCACCGCCAATTCCAACCAGATGATGATGGAGGTGATGGGCCTCCACGTGCCGGGCGCTGCGTTTGTCAATCCCGGCACGAAGCTGCGGCAGCAACTTACGCGCGCTGCCGTCCACAGGATTACCGAGATCGGATCTGAGGGCCAAGATTACCGTCCGCTAGCGCATTGCATCGACGAAAAGGCGATCGTCAATGCTGCCGTGGGCCTGCTCGCAACCGGCGGCTCGACCAACCACACCATTCATCTGCCGGCCATCGCCCGCGCGGCGGGCCTGGAGATCGACTGGAGCGATTTTGAGGAGTTGGGCACGGTCGTTCCGCTCTTGGCGCGGATTTATCCGAATGGCGGTGGCGATGTGAACGACTTCCAAGCGGCAGGCGGAATGGCCTTTGTCATCCGCGAACTCCTCGAGGCAGGTTTGCTTCACCAAGATGTCCTGACCGTCTGGAAGAACGATCTCGGTGCCTATGCAAAGCAGCCGGCATTAGATGGTGATGAACTTGTATGGCGCAGCGGTGCAACAATAAGCCGCGACGAAAGCATTTTGAGAACCGCTCAGGCACCGTTTTCGCTCGATGGCGGGATAAGGCTCCTCACCGGCAATCTCGGTCGCTGTGTCATGAAGACGAGCGCGGTCGCCCCCGAACGCTGGACAATCGAGGCGCCGGCGCGGATTTTTCCGGACCAGGATGACGTGCTACGCGCATTCGAGGCGGGGGAGATCGACCGCGACATGGTGATCGTCGTGCGCTTTCAGGGGCCGCGCGCGAACGGGATGCCCGAACTGCATAAGCTCATGCCACCTCTGGGCGTCCTTCAGGACCGCGGACTCAGCATCGGGCTTGTCACGGACGGCCGTATGTCAGGGGCTTCGGGCAAGGTGCCCGCGGCGATCCATGTCTGGCCCGAAGCGCATGCTGGTGGTCCGCTCGCGCGCTTGCGCGACGGCGACGTGGTGCGGCTGTCTGCGGATAACGGCGTGGTCGAAGCCCTGGTGAGCGAGAAAGACTGGAACGACCGCGAACCCGCCCTGCCGCCGCGGGACGAGCAAGGGCTGGGCCGTGAGCTCTTTGCGATGATGCGCCAGCACGCCGACGAGGCCGAAAAAGGCGCGTCAGCAATGCTGGCACTGGCGGGGCTTTAG
- a CDS encoding ABC1 kinase family protein yields the protein MWTATRLLLDVLSAMMLNRMGFGRRMTTLPQRTTRRLENLGPTFTKLGQALSERRDILDANWAASLSNLQSKAAPFPADAAVRIIEQSLAANTATAFASFERDPLAAGSVAQVHAAKLHDGREVVVKVLRPGVGEQIARDMRILLILVHLFQHVIPALRRHRAAALAKELSHNLKRETDFRQEARNIRLFARAFADSETVYIPDVVDEMSDASVITQERSMGTPLDEREAIERGNTLTETFIDFYLQQFFVLGAFHADPHPGNLLIMSDGRLCVHDFGAVGRLDIGTREALLGFVAAFIYLDSEWLTDAAIDLGLLSVTADRAALTRGVDGILAELRGAAMSEWSLAKTMIDIGRLSGHRTLSLPPHLAALVRTVFTAESTLRKLDPEADLLLVLQATGNRLLAERRSAAIGNLHTPRLEWEIARLVRRAPAIGAGWLQRVSAGTAGHPSGSLAPGNRLDHAVRQVALSIAALGSYLASAALMVANRGPRVLGDIPLPAAIILAAALLLTIQILIQSRRQSEQQP from the coding sequence ATGTGGACAGCAACCCGGCTCCTGCTGGATGTGCTGAGCGCAATGATGCTGAATCGGATGGGGTTCGGTCGGCGCATGACCACGCTTCCGCAAAGGACCACGCGGCGTCTCGAAAATCTCGGCCCGACCTTCACCAAGCTCGGTCAGGCGCTGAGCGAGCGCCGCGATATCCTCGATGCGAACTGGGCCGCGAGCCTCTCGAACCTGCAAAGCAAGGCCGCTCCTTTCCCTGCCGATGCAGCGGTAAGGATCATCGAGCAGTCATTGGCCGCGAACACAGCAACGGCCTTTGCCAGTTTTGAACGCGACCCTCTGGCCGCGGGCTCGGTAGCCCAGGTCCACGCCGCAAAGCTGCATGACGGACGCGAAGTGGTCGTCAAGGTCCTCCGGCCCGGAGTGGGCGAGCAAATTGCAAGAGATATGCGCATTCTGCTCATATTGGTGCACCTGTTTCAGCATGTCATACCTGCGCTGAGACGTCACCGCGCGGCGGCACTGGCGAAGGAGCTTTCGCACAATCTGAAAAGGGAAACCGATTTCCGGCAGGAAGCGCGCAACATCCGTTTGTTCGCCCGCGCTTTCGCTGATTCTGAGACGGTTTACATTCCCGATGTCGTCGACGAGATGTCGGACGCCTCCGTCATTACGCAGGAGCGCAGCATGGGCACCCCGCTGGATGAGCGCGAGGCCATCGAGCGCGGCAATACGCTCACCGAGACTTTCATCGATTTCTATCTGCAACAGTTTTTCGTTCTTGGTGCCTTTCATGCCGACCCGCATCCGGGCAATTTGCTGATCATGTCGGACGGGCGTCTGTGCGTGCACGATTTCGGAGCTGTCGGCAGGCTCGACATTGGCACCCGCGAGGCTCTGCTCGGTTTTGTGGCAGCGTTCATTTACCTCGATTCCGAATGGCTCACCGATGCGGCGATCGACCTCGGTCTCCTTTCGGTCACTGCCGACCGCGCGGCACTTACCCGGGGCGTGGACGGTATCCTGGCGGAGTTGCGGGGCGCTGCCATGTCGGAATGGTCTCTTGCCAAGACCATGATCGATATCGGACGGTTGTCGGGGCACAGGACACTCAGCTTGCCGCCGCATCTGGCCGCCTTGGTCCGCACTGTGTTCACGGCAGAAAGTACATTGCGGAAGCTCGACCCCGAGGCGGATCTGCTGCTTGTGTTGCAGGCGACCGGAAACCGCTTGCTCGCGGAGCGACGCAGCGCGGCTATCGGCAATCTCCATACCCCCCGGCTCGAATGGGAAATCGCCCGATTGGTCCGGCGGGCGCCCGCAATCGGCGCCGGGTGGCTACAAAGGGTTTCCGCCGGGACGGCAGGGCATCCGAGCGGATCTCTCGCCCCTGGAAACAGGCTTGACCATGCTGTCAGGCAGGTCGCCTTGTCGATCGCCGCGCTCGGCAGCTACCTCGCCTCGGCAGCGCTGATGGTGGCCAATCGGGGTCCGCGCGTGCTTGGCGATATTCCCCTCCCGGCAGCCATCATCCTCGCAGCGGCCCTCCTGCTGACCATTCAAATCCTCATCCAATCGCGCCGTCAAAGCGAGCAACAACCATGA
- a CDS encoding fructose bisphosphate aldolase, protein MKYAEMMAQLVGGAGFVAALDQSGGSTPAALQAFGIDADRYSGEDEMFALIHGLRVRIMKAPCIDGRRVLGVILFERTMDAQIDTVPVPEFLWRRGIVSFVKIDQGLEKDTGGVQLMKPMPDLESLLSRARSRAVFGTKMRSVINVASHQGIGDVVRQQFELANHVLDQRLVPIIEPEVNIASATRQECESILLAELSNALDGQAYGRRVVLKLSLPVSDGLYAPLVAHPSCARVLALSGGLSQDAACAALERNRGMIASFSRALLQDLRAHMQDQEFNDVLGRAVERIYRASTVKRLADR, encoded by the coding sequence ATGAAATATGCGGAAATGATGGCGCAGCTTGTGGGTGGTGCCGGTTTTGTAGCGGCCCTCGACCAGTCCGGCGGCTCGACACCTGCTGCCCTTCAGGCCTTCGGCATCGACGCGGACCGGTATTCCGGCGAGGACGAGATGTTCGCGCTTATCCATGGATTGCGCGTGCGGATCATGAAAGCCCCATGCATCGATGGGCGAAGGGTGCTTGGCGTCATCCTTTTCGAGCGCACTATGGATGCGCAGATTGACACCGTACCGGTGCCAGAGTTTCTCTGGCGGCGGGGGATCGTGTCCTTCGTCAAGATCGACCAAGGGTTGGAGAAAGACACAGGCGGCGTCCAGCTCATGAAACCCATGCCGGATCTCGAAAGCCTGCTGTCCCGGGCGCGCTCAAGGGCCGTTTTTGGCACCAAGATGCGTTCGGTGATCAACGTCGCATCGCACCAGGGGATCGGCGACGTCGTGCGCCAGCAATTCGAGCTGGCCAACCATGTCCTCGACCAGCGACTTGTGCCGATTATCGAACCGGAAGTGAATATCGCAAGTGCAACGCGCCAAGAGTGCGAGAGTATCCTTCTTGCCGAACTCAGTAATGCGCTCGATGGGCAAGCCTATGGCCGCCGTGTGGTACTGAAACTCTCGCTGCCGGTTTCGGACGGGCTTTACGCGCCCCTCGTTGCCCATCCCAGCTGCGCGCGGGTGCTCGCCCTTTCGGGTGGGCTCTCCCAGGATGCCGCTTGCGCCGCGCTCGAAAGAAACCGCGGGATGATCGCGAGCTTCAGCCGGGCTCTGTTGCAGGATTTGCGGGCGCACATGCAAGATCAGGAATTCAACGATGTGCTCGGGCGCGCCGTCGAGCGCATCTACCGGGCTTCGACAGTCAAGCGTTTGGCCGATCGATAA
- a CDS encoding universal stress protein: protein MQHAIGAPGGLPDPARLQERNETMKTVLLHVNRDAGQDSRLAAAIDLVRDHKGFLICLQATSWNSYVFIGDPYGASYISPEALQSVRDAENEDRQLIESRLAQEGIEWEWRRVEGSAGQALAAHATLADLVVISQPEQKDAVLPRAAPLVADLVVHIQSPSLVVPLGGKRFAPRGNAIIAWNGSAEAGHAVRLSRSLLRDAAEVHIVTVSEDKEGSSPDELAQYLARHGIEAQTRRQPAEDASISEALVAAANDVGAAYIVLGAYGHSRIRETILGGVTREMILHSPIPMILAH from the coding sequence ATGCAACACGCCATCGGAGCGCCGGGCGGTTTGCCGGACCCCGCAAGGTTGCAGGAGAGGAATGAGACAATGAAAACAGTGCTGCTGCACGTCAATCGCGACGCCGGACAGGACAGCCGCCTGGCCGCCGCGATCGATCTCGTGCGAGATCACAAGGGCTTCCTAATCTGTCTGCAAGCCACAAGCTGGAATTCCTATGTCTTTATCGGTGATCCTTATGGTGCAAGCTATATTTCGCCCGAAGCGCTGCAATCGGTGCGCGATGCGGAAAATGAAGATCGCCAATTGATCGAGAGCCGCCTGGCGCAAGAGGGTATTGAGTGGGAATGGCGCCGCGTCGAGGGCTCCGCCGGACAGGCGCTGGCTGCACACGCCACGCTGGCCGATCTGGTGGTCATTAGTCAGCCTGAGCAGAAAGATGCCGTCCTGCCGCGAGCCGCGCCGCTCGTCGCCGATCTTGTCGTTCATATCCAGTCTCCTTCGCTCGTCGTACCGCTCGGCGGAAAGCGGTTCGCGCCCAGGGGGAATGCGATCATTGCGTGGAATGGATCCGCCGAAGCCGGGCATGCCGTTCGCTTGAGCCGATCACTCTTGCGCGATGCTGCTGAGGTCCACATCGTAACCGTCAGCGAGGACAAAGAAGGTTCGTCGCCGGACGAACTTGCGCAATATCTTGCACGACACGGCATCGAAGCGCAGACCCGGCGGCAACCCGCCGAAGATGCATCGATCTCTGAAGCGTTGGTGGCTGCGGCGAACGATGTTGGGGCGGCTTACATCGTGCTCGGCGCCTATGGGCACTCGCGTATCCGGGAAACCATACTCGGTGGGGTCACCCGGGAGATGATCCTGCACAGCCCGATCCCGATGATTCTCGCGCACTAG
- a CDS encoding phosphoglycerate kinase produces MSVPQTLDDLGEIAGQIALVRVDFNVPIGNDGAVGDDTRLRASLPTVMALRRRGAVILLLSHLGRPKGKPNAAFSLAPVAKTYSSLLGDEVHFLEDWTGPGAQRAVSELEAGDVALLENTRFYAGEESNDPELASAMADLADFYVNDAFSASHRAHASTVGVARLLPSYMGRALEDEIGALQSATGLGRRPSTAIIGGAKISSKLNVLEQLSTKVDNLIIGGAMANTFLAALNKPIGRSLAERNLEDAALRILKSASQGKCQIHLPQDVMVGRELTPHPLSLRTALVEDVAADEMILDLGPLTVAKTLDVLRSSQLLIWNGPLGAFETPPFETSTFAIAQAAAELTRKGSLTSLAGGGDTVAALNNSGLTADLTHVSTGGGAFLEWVAGIALPGLQVLT; encoded by the coding sequence ATGTCGGTTCCGCAAACCCTCGATGATCTGGGCGAAATCGCTGGCCAAATTGCGCTGGTCCGGGTCGACTTCAATGTACCAATCGGAAACGACGGCGCGGTCGGTGATGATACGCGCTTGCGAGCGAGCTTGCCAACGGTGATGGCGCTCAGAAGGCGCGGCGCGGTAATCCTTTTGCTCTCGCATCTTGGTCGTCCCAAAGGAAAACCGAACGCGGCATTCTCGCTCGCGCCGGTTGCCAAAACCTACAGCTCCCTGCTCGGAGACGAGGTTCATTTTCTCGAAGACTGGACTGGCCCGGGAGCGCAGCGCGCGGTTTCCGAGCTAGAGGCGGGCGATGTTGCCTTACTGGAAAACACCCGCTTCTACGCAGGCGAAGAAAGCAACGATCCCGAGCTTGCAAGCGCGATGGCCGACCTTGCGGATTTTTATGTCAACGATGCGTTCTCGGCCTCACACCGGGCGCATGCATCCACGGTGGGAGTGGCAAGACTGCTGCCGAGCTATATGGGCCGCGCCCTGGAAGACGAGATCGGGGCGTTGCAATCGGCGACCGGGCTCGGGCGGCGCCCTTCCACCGCGATTATCGGCGGCGCCAAGATCTCGAGCAAGCTCAACGTCCTCGAGCAGCTCAGCACGAAGGTGGATAACCTCATCATCGGCGGAGCGATGGCGAACACCTTTCTTGCCGCGCTGAACAAGCCAATCGGCAGATCGCTCGCCGAGCGGAACCTCGAGGATGCAGCGCTACGAATTCTGAAGAGTGCCAGTCAGGGAAAGTGCCAGATCCATCTGCCCCAGGACGTCATGGTAGGCAGGGAACTGACGCCGCATCCCCTTTCGCTGCGCACGGCCCTGGTCGAAGATGTCGCCGCCGATGAGATGATCCTTGATCTGGGGCCTCTCACTGTCGCGAAAACTCTGGACGTGCTGCGATCCTCGCAGCTGCTCATCTGGAATGGCCCGCTCGGTGCATTCGAGACGCCTCCTTTCGAGACATCGACTTTTGCGATCGCCCAGGCGGCCGCCGAGCTGACACGAAAGGGATCGCTGACCTCGCTTGCCGGTGGCGGTGACACAGTTGCGGCCCTCAACAACAGCGGTCTGACTGCGGACCTCACCCACGTGTCGACTGGAGGCGGCGCATTTCTCGAATGGGTAGCTGGCATCGCGCTGCCCGGTCTGCAGGTCCTTACCTGA
- the petA gene encoding ubiquinol-cytochrome c reductase iron-sulfur subunit, with protein sequence MRRRDFIHIAPVAFAGTGAAAAVWPLIDSMNPSADVVAQATIEVDLQPIEPGQRITVSWREQPVFIVRRTAEEIARARADDASSGLIDPETDAARVQRPEWLVVVGVCTHLGCIPLGRTHPVRTAA encoded by the coding sequence GTGCGCCGGCGCGATTTTATCCATATCGCGCCCGTTGCGTTCGCGGGAACCGGTGCCGCAGCAGCCGTCTGGCCGCTTATCGACAGCATGAACCCATCGGCCGACGTGGTTGCACAAGCTACGATCGAAGTCGATTTGCAACCGATTGAGCCAGGTCAACGTATCACTGTGAGCTGGCGCGAGCAGCCGGTATTCATCGTGCGGCGCACAGCTGAAGAGATCGCGCGAGCCAGAGCCGACGATGCCTCTTCAGGGCTGATCGATCCAGAGACGGACGCTGCGCGCGTGCAGCGACCAGAGTGGCTTGTGGTGGTGGGCGTCTGCACGCATCTTGGCTGCATTCCGTTGGGACGTACCCATCCGGTGAGGACCGCAGCGTGA
- a CDS encoding plasmid pRiA4b ORF-3 family protein: MTARSMHRPTAIDSFTQIATLRIDLKDSDPPIWRQVEVPTSITLKVLHDIVQAAMGWFDYHLWEMMIDGQAYGIPMDDDWGTPPPKNASRVRLRDVLSPGTTTIAYSYDFGDDWQHTLTLSDVRQGDPAIAYPRFIIGERNCPPEDCGGISGFYEVLDARSDPTHEEHADICRWLDDYDPEELDIFPIQVALGRIAAKRNAAAKRIISKKGS; this comes from the coding sequence ATGACCGCTCGATCCATGCACAGGCCCACGGCCATCGACAGCTTCACGCAAATCGCCACGCTGCGCATCGACCTCAAGGACAGCGATCCGCCGATCTGGCGGCAGGTCGAGGTGCCGACCTCGATCACCCTCAAGGTGTTGCATGACATCGTCCAGGCCGCGATGGGATGGTTCGACTATCATCTCTGGGAGATGATGATCGACGGCCAGGCATACGGTATCCCGATGGATGACGACTGGGGCACTCCGCCGCCCAAAAATGCCTCGCGGGTTCGTCTGCGTGATGTCCTTTCCCCGGGCACCACCACGATCGCCTATTCCTACGACTTTGGTGACGACTGGCAGCACACGCTGACCCTGAGTGATGTTCGCCAGGGCGACCCGGCCATAGCCTACCCGCGCTTCATCATCGGCGAGCGCAATTGCCCGCCCGAAGATTGCGGCGGGATTAGCGGCTTCTACGAAGTGCTCGATGCCAGGTCCGATCCCACGCACGAGGAACATGCTGACATCTGCCGATGGCTCGACGATTACGACCCGGAGGAACTGGATATCTTCCCCATCCAGGTCGCCCTCGGCCGTATCGCCGCCAAACGCAACGCCGCCGCAAAGCGCATCATCTCGAAAAAGGGCTCCTAG